A single region of the Arthrobacter sp. PAMC25564 genome encodes:
- the rimI gene encoding ribosomal protein S18-alanine N-acetyltransferase, whose protein sequence is MDVADIPAVHELERRLFPVDAWPLQMFFDELAQRETRRYLVAELDGGIVGYAGLMCIEPIADVQTIAVVPEQEGKGIGSALLTELIREARRRHAEDVLLEVRADNPRAQRLYLRFGFEQIHVRRRYYRDGVDALIMRLRLNAPPPSEQPREAGRP, encoded by the coding sequence ATGGATGTCGCGGACATCCCGGCCGTCCACGAGCTGGAGCGCCGGCTGTTCCCGGTAGACGCTTGGCCCCTGCAGATGTTCTTCGATGAGCTGGCACAACGGGAAACCCGCCGCTACCTCGTCGCGGAGCTCGACGGCGGGATCGTGGGCTACGCCGGGCTGATGTGCATCGAGCCGATCGCGGACGTCCAGACCATCGCCGTCGTGCCGGAACAGGAAGGCAAGGGCATCGGCTCGGCCCTGCTCACCGAGCTCATCAGGGAGGCCCGGCGGCGCCATGCCGAGGACGTGCTGCTGGAGGTCAGGGCGGACAACCCGCGTGCCCAGCGGCTCTATCTCCGCTTCGGCTTCGAACAGATCCATGTCCGGCGCCGCTACTACCGCGACGGCGTCGACGCCCTGATCATGCGGCTCCGGCTGAACGCCCCACCACCGTCCGAGCAGCCCAGGGAAGCAGGCCGCCCATGA
- the tsaD gene encoding tRNA (adenosine(37)-N6)-threonylcarbamoyltransferase complex transferase subunit TsaD yields MNRTQHRDQPLVLGIESSCDETGVGIVRGTALLTNTVSSSMDEHVRFGGVIPEIASRAHLDAFVPALREALAEADVRLEELDAIAVTSGPGLAGALMVGVCAAKALAVATGKPLYAINHLVAHVGVGLLQADAGGPQTVTGALPANGLPENLGALLVSGGHTEILRVRSITDDVELLGSTIDDAAGEAYDKVARLLGLGYPGGPAIDRLARSGNAKAIRFPRGLSQPKYMGTAEEPGPHRYDWSFSGLKTAVARCVEQFEARGEVVPVADIAAAFQEAVVDVITSKAVLACRENGITEVLLGGGVAANSRLRQLTQQRCSAAGIRLTVPPLSLCTDNGAMVAALGAQLVMAGVAPSGIGFAPDSSMPVTTVSA; encoded by the coding sequence ATGAACCGCACCCAGCACCGTGACCAGCCGCTGGTCCTCGGCATTGAATCCTCCTGCGACGAGACCGGCGTCGGGATTGTCCGCGGAACGGCCCTGCTGACCAACACCGTGTCCTCCTCGATGGACGAACACGTCCGGTTCGGCGGCGTCATCCCCGAGATCGCCTCGCGCGCCCATCTCGACGCCTTCGTGCCCGCCCTCCGGGAGGCGCTGGCGGAGGCCGACGTCAGGCTGGAGGAGCTCGACGCGATCGCGGTCACCTCCGGGCCCGGACTCGCGGGAGCCCTGATGGTGGGCGTCTGCGCGGCGAAGGCCCTCGCCGTCGCGACGGGCAAGCCGCTCTACGCGATCAACCATCTCGTCGCGCACGTCGGCGTCGGGCTGCTCCAAGCCGATGCCGGCGGCCCGCAGACCGTTACCGGCGCGCTGCCGGCTAACGGTTTGCCGGAGAACCTGGGCGCGCTGCTCGTGTCCGGCGGGCACACCGAAATCCTGCGGGTCCGGAGCATCACGGACGACGTCGAACTGCTCGGCTCCACCATCGACGACGCCGCCGGCGAGGCCTACGACAAGGTGGCCCGGCTGCTGGGCCTGGGTTATCCGGGCGGCCCCGCCATCGACAGGCTGGCGCGCAGCGGCAACGCGAAGGCGATCCGCTTCCCGCGCGGGCTCAGCCAGCCGAAGTACATGGGGACCGCGGAGGAACCCGGCCCGCACCGCTACGACTGGTCCTTCAGCGGGCTCAAGACCGCCGTCGCCCGCTGTGTGGAGCAGTTCGAGGCCCGCGGGGAAGTGGTACCCGTGGCGGATATCGCCGCGGCGTTCCAGGAAGCCGTGGTGGATGTGATCACGTCCAAGGCGGTGCTGGCCTGCCGCGAAAACGGCATTACCGAGGTGCTGCTGGGCGGGGGAGTGGCCGCCAACTCGCGGCTGCGGCAGCTCACCCAGCAGCGCTGCAGCGCGGCCGGGATCCGCCTGACCGTCCCGCCGCTGTCCCTGTGCACCGACAACGGCGCCATGGTCGCCGCGCTCGGCGCCCAGCTGGTGATGGCCGGGGTGGCGCCGAGCGGCATCGGCTTTGCCCCGGATTCCTCCATGCCGGTCACCACCGTCTCGGCCTGA
- a CDS encoding glutamate--cysteine ligase, which translates to MKIDFASSRQSTLGVEWELALVDAETGELASVAKEVLRGVAARHPELNEDDEHPHIKQELLLNTVELVTGICNTVAEAKADLSSSLAAVRDVTDPMGVEIFCAGSHPFSPPQLQPVTDKARYAKLIDRTQWWGRQMVIYGVHVHVGLDSRDKVLPVLDGLVNYFPQFQALSASSPFWGGEDTGYASQRALMFQQLPTAGLPFQFSSWEDFESYAQDMFTTGVIDSLSEIRWDIRPVPHFGTIEMRICDGLATLEEVGAIAALTQCLVDDFSTLLDNGGTIPTMPPWHVQENKWRAARYGLDAIIILDAEGNEQLVTDHIRETVARLEPVAVKLGCSAELADVLKIIERGAGYQRQRRVAAEHGGDLRAVVLDLVQQMRKGPEA; encoded by the coding sequence ATGAAGATTGATTTCGCTTCATCCAGGCAATCAACTCTTGGTGTGGAATGGGAGCTCGCCCTCGTCGATGCGGAAACCGGAGAGCTGGCCTCCGTGGCCAAGGAAGTGCTCCGCGGGGTCGCCGCACGGCATCCCGAACTGAACGAGGACGACGAGCACCCGCACATCAAGCAGGAGCTGCTGCTGAACACGGTGGAACTTGTCACCGGGATCTGCAACACTGTGGCCGAGGCAAAGGCGGACCTGAGCAGTTCCCTCGCGGCGGTCCGTGACGTCACCGACCCCATGGGCGTCGAGATCTTCTGTGCCGGGAGCCACCCCTTCAGCCCGCCGCAGCTTCAGCCCGTGACGGACAAGGCCCGGTACGCCAAGCTCATTGACCGCACCCAGTGGTGGGGCCGCCAGATGGTCATCTACGGCGTCCACGTCCACGTCGGCCTCGACAGCCGGGACAAGGTCCTCCCCGTCCTGGACGGCCTGGTGAACTACTTCCCGCAGTTCCAGGCGCTCTCTGCCTCCAGCCCGTTCTGGGGCGGCGAGGACACCGGCTACGCCTCCCAGCGCGCGCTGATGTTCCAGCAGTTGCCCACCGCCGGCCTGCCCTTCCAGTTCTCCAGCTGGGAGGACTTCGAGTCCTATGCCCAGGACATGTTCACCACCGGAGTGATCGACTCGCTCTCCGAAATCCGCTGGGACATCCGGCCCGTCCCCCATTTCGGCACCATCGAGATGCGCATCTGCGACGGACTGGCCACCCTCGAGGAAGTCGGCGCCATTGCAGCGCTGACCCAGTGCCTCGTGGACGACTTCTCCACCCTGCTGGACAACGGCGGGACCATACCGACCATGCCACCCTGGCATGTGCAGGAAAACAAATGGCGTGCCGCGCGCTACGGCCTGGACGCCATCATCATCCTCGATGCCGAAGGCAACGAGCAGCTCGTCACGGACCACATCCGCGAGACAGTCGCCCGGCTTGAACCCGTCGCCGTGAAACTCGGCTGCAGCGCCGAGCTGGCCGACGTGCTGAAGATCATCGAGCGCGGCGCCGGCTACCAGCGGCAGCGGCGCGTGGCGGCAGAGCACGGAGGCGACCTGCGCGCCGTCGTACTGGACCTGGTCCAGCAGATGCGCAAGGGGCCCGAGGCCTAG
- a CDS encoding glycoside hydrolase family 3 N-terminal domain-containing protein — protein sequence MDTGSRPLGWGPEQRDADAAAQAVAAMSLEQEAGQVLLPNFTGPDYESHAATIERLHLAGSIIMGDNVPGTPGGQVDTGAMQGVTRRLQLAARADGRGWPGMIGVDQEGGVVARLRAPLTEWPAPMSYGAAGNGPLASGAGQAMGSELAALGFNLDFAPALDVTMGPADPTIGARSMSGSADAAAELGVAFSGGMLASGLLPAVKHFPGHGSVDVDSHAGLPVQGASLDQLRAKDLKPFQAAISAGLPMIMTGHVAVPALEPGVPASVSKPAYAMLRGMGFHGVAVTDALNMGAVRKQFPNDSAAPLALAAGADLLLMPADVAAAHAAIVGAVKSGALPPERLAEAARRVATMMSWRGRTGAPAGTAPGSGTELSRKVSAAAVTVLAGPCHGRMVPAGVRVTGGSEEDRSRFTAAARNAGISVGSGPLVSLIGFGGAAEPEAAEAAPADVAVALDAPWALAGSAAPAKIALYGRSQGAYDALLAVLAGQAAAPGKLPVAVGPQGPGTGCG from the coding sequence TTGGACACCGGATCCCGGCCGCTCGGCTGGGGACCGGAGCAGCGGGACGCCGACGCGGCCGCCCAGGCCGTGGCCGCCATGAGCCTCGAACAGGAGGCCGGGCAGGTCCTGCTGCCGAACTTTACCGGGCCCGACTATGAGTCCCACGCCGCGACCATCGAGCGCCTGCACCTAGCCGGCTCCATCATCATGGGAGACAACGTTCCCGGAACGCCTGGGGGACAGGTGGACACCGGCGCGATGCAGGGCGTCACCCGCCGGCTCCAGTTGGCGGCTCGGGCGGATGGCCGCGGCTGGCCCGGAATGATCGGCGTCGACCAGGAAGGCGGGGTGGTAGCCAGGCTGCGCGCCCCGCTGACCGAGTGGCCTGCCCCGATGAGCTACGGCGCCGCCGGAAACGGGCCGCTGGCCTCCGGTGCAGGCCAGGCCATGGGCTCGGAACTGGCTGCGCTGGGCTTCAACCTCGACTTCGCCCCCGCCCTGGATGTAACCATGGGCCCCGCAGATCCGACCATCGGGGCGCGGTCGATGTCCGGCAGCGCCGACGCGGCTGCGGAACTCGGCGTCGCCTTCTCCGGGGGGATGCTTGCCTCGGGGCTGCTGCCGGCAGTCAAGCACTTTCCCGGCCACGGCTCGGTAGACGTGGATTCGCATGCCGGTCTCCCCGTCCAGGGTGCGTCCCTGGACCAGCTCCGTGCCAAGGATCTGAAACCCTTCCAGGCGGCCATCAGTGCCGGCCTGCCCATGATCATGACAGGCCACGTCGCCGTGCCTGCGCTCGAACCCGGGGTACCCGCGTCTGTGTCCAAGCCTGCTTATGCGATGCTGCGGGGGATGGGCTTCCACGGCGTGGCGGTGACGGATGCGCTCAACATGGGGGCGGTCCGGAAGCAGTTCCCCAATGACTCCGCCGCTCCGCTGGCGCTCGCCGCGGGTGCCGACCTGCTGCTGATGCCGGCAGATGTGGCCGCAGCCCATGCCGCGATCGTCGGGGCCGTGAAGAGCGGGGCCCTGCCGCCGGAACGGCTGGCCGAGGCCGCGCGGCGGGTGGCCACCATGATGAGCTGGCGTGGCCGCACCGGCGCCCCGGCGGGAACGGCGCCGGGCAGCGGCACGGAGCTGTCGCGGAAGGTCTCCGCGGCTGCGGTCACCGTCCTGGCCGGCCCCTGCCATGGGCGGATGGTGCCCGCGGGCGTGCGTGTAACGGGCGGCTCCGAGGAGGACCGTTCACGGTTCACGGCCGCGGCCCGGAACGCCGGCATCAGCGTCGGCAGCGGGCCGCTCGTTTCCTTGATCGGTTTCGGCGGGGCGGCGGAGCCGGAGGCAGCAGAGGCGGCACCGGCGGACGTTGCCGTTGCCCTGGACGCGCCATGGGCGCTGGCCGGCTCTGCCGCTCCGGCGAAGATCGCCCTGTACGGCCGCAGCCAAGGCGCCTACGACGCGTTGCTGGCAGTCCTTGCGGGACAGGCGGCGGCCCCAGGGAAGCTTCCCGTCGCCGTCGGACCGCAGGGCCCGGGAACAGGTTGTGGCTGA
- a CDS encoding shikimate 5-dehydrogenase gives MTLCISLSARPSNNGTRFHNYLYEQLGLNWIYKAFAPTDLAQAVAGVRGLGIRGCAVSMPYKEDVIALVDVLDPSAKAIDSVNTIVNDGGTLTAYNTDYTAIEQLLQRNAVPSSYSVWVLGSGGMAKATVAALRDAGFKDVTVIARNEAAGRALAGLYGFAWSPELPASDGGGSADMLINVTPVGMAGGPDAEALSFPQEAIDAAKVVFDVVALPAETPLIKAARAAGKTVITGAEVATIQALEQFVLYTGIRPTDEQVRAAEEFMRAQ, from the coding sequence ATGACCCTGTGCATCTCGCTCTCGGCCCGGCCGAGCAACAACGGGACGCGTTTCCACAACTACCTGTATGAACAGCTGGGCCTGAACTGGATCTACAAGGCCTTCGCCCCCACGGATCTGGCCCAGGCAGTGGCCGGCGTCCGCGGGCTGGGGATCCGCGGCTGTGCCGTGTCGATGCCGTACAAGGAGGATGTCATCGCCCTTGTCGACGTCTTGGACCCCTCAGCGAAGGCGATAGATTCGGTCAACACCATTGTCAACGACGGCGGGACGCTCACCGCCTACAACACCGACTACACGGCCATCGAACAGCTGCTGCAGCGCAACGCCGTGCCGTCGTCGTACTCGGTGTGGGTGCTGGGCTCCGGCGGAATGGCCAAGGCCACCGTGGCGGCCCTGCGCGACGCCGGGTTCAAGGATGTCACCGTGATCGCCCGCAACGAGGCAGCGGGGCGGGCGCTCGCCGGACTGTACGGCTTCGCGTGGAGTCCGGAACTTCCCGCAAGCGATGGAGGCGGCAGCGCCGACATGCTCATCAACGTCACGCCGGTGGGTATGGCCGGCGGCCCGGACGCCGAGGCGCTGTCCTTCCCACAGGAGGCGATCGACGCTGCCAAGGTGGTGTTCGACGTCGTCGCCCTTCCGGCGGAGACGCCGCTCATCAAGGCTGCCCGGGCAGCGGGCAAGACCGTGATCACGGGAGCGGAGGTGGCCACCATCCAGGCGCTGGAGCAGTTCGTGCTGTACACCGGCATCCGGCCCACCGATGAACAGGTGCGGGCCGCCGAGGAATTCATGCGGGCCCAGTAG
- a CDS encoding class I SAM-dependent methyltransferase: MADAPQDQIAPLLNPEGWELLASLGPYREDEAFRLNASLRKAGHSPELVSAVLTQSRLRTRAEAKFGEFARQMIFTQAGLEQATRLTVAARHAQRFLGAGISHVADLGCGLGADAMALASLDIQVTAVEVDETTAACATMNLIPFRNATVVHSDATAMSLEGIDGVWLDPARRTTSSSGTKRLWDPEDFSPPLSFVESLAASGLAVGVKMGPGMPHDAVPAGCEAQWVSVGGDVTEVALWFNAVRRPGIRRAALLLGPQGAAELTSSEDFGGGPLAPVGPVEGYLYEPDGAVIRAGLVADVALQLDGHLVDEHIAYICAPELRDTPFARAYKVLEMMPLNVKVLKAWVRDQGIGVLDIKKRGTSVTPEELRKQLLPAGKAAAKAGGRNAAKKTATLVLTRIGEDKVAISVEPA; this comes from the coding sequence ATGGCTGACGCACCGCAGGACCAGATCGCCCCGCTCCTTAATCCCGAGGGGTGGGAGCTGCTGGCGTCGCTGGGACCGTACCGGGAGGACGAGGCTTTCCGGCTCAACGCCTCCCTCCGGAAGGCCGGCCACTCCCCCGAGCTAGTCTCGGCAGTGCTGACCCAGTCCCGGCTCCGGACCAGGGCCGAGGCCAAGTTCGGCGAGTTCGCCCGGCAGATGATCTTCACCCAGGCCGGCCTGGAGCAGGCCACCCGGCTCACGGTGGCAGCCCGGCATGCGCAGCGGTTCCTCGGTGCCGGAATCAGCCATGTGGCAGACCTGGGCTGCGGGCTCGGCGCCGATGCGATGGCGCTGGCCTCCCTGGATATCCAGGTCACCGCGGTGGAAGTGGACGAAACCACGGCCGCCTGTGCAACCATGAACCTGATTCCGTTCCGGAACGCCACCGTGGTCCACTCGGATGCCACCGCCATGTCGCTGGAAGGGATCGACGGCGTCTGGCTCGACCCGGCCCGCCGCACCACCTCCAGCTCGGGAACGAAGCGGCTCTGGGATCCGGAAGACTTCTCCCCTCCGCTGTCATTCGTGGAGTCGCTGGCCGCCTCCGGCCTCGCCGTCGGCGTGAAGATGGGCCCGGGCATGCCGCATGACGCGGTCCCGGCGGGCTGCGAAGCCCAGTGGGTCTCGGTGGGCGGGGACGTCACCGAGGTGGCGCTGTGGTTCAACGCGGTGCGCCGCCCCGGCATCCGGCGGGCAGCGCTCCTGCTGGGACCGCAGGGGGCAGCGGAGCTGACTAGCAGCGAGGACTTCGGCGGCGGCCCGCTGGCCCCCGTCGGTCCTGTGGAGGGCTACCTGTACGAGCCCGACGGCGCCGTCATCCGCGCCGGCCTGGTGGCCGACGTCGCACTGCAGCTGGACGGGCACCTCGTCGATGAGCACATCGCCTACATCTGTGCCCCGGAACTCAGGGACACCCCGTTTGCCCGGGCCTACAAGGTCCTGGAGATGATGCCGCTCAACGTCAAGGTCCTCAAGGCCTGGGTCAGGGACCAAGGCATCGGCGTCCTGGACATCAAGAAACGCGGCACCTCGGTCACCCCGGAAGAGCTGCGCAAGCAGCTGCTCCCCGCAGGGAAGGCCGCAGCTAAGGCCGGAGGCCGGAATGCCGCGAAGAAGACGGCCACCCTGGTCCTCACCAGGATCGGCGAGGACAAGGTGGCCATCTCGGTGGAGCCGGCCTAG
- the groES gene encoding co-chaperone GroES: MSVSIKPLEDRIVVRPLEAEQTTASGLVIPDSAQEKPQEGEVVAVGPGRFDDNGNRVPIDVAVGDVVIYSKYGGTEVKTGGTEYLVLSARDVLAIVVK, from the coding sequence GTGTCGGTCTCTATTAAGCCTCTTGAGGATCGTATTGTTGTCCGCCCGCTCGAAGCAGAGCAGACCACGGCTTCCGGCCTGGTTATCCCGGACTCCGCGCAGGAAAAGCCCCAGGAAGGCGAAGTTGTTGCAGTAGGCCCCGGCCGCTTTGACGACAACGGCAACCGCGTTCCGATTGACGTTGCCGTCGGCGACGTCGTCATCTACTCCAAGTACGGCGGAACCGAAGTCAAGACCGGCGGCACCGAGTACCTCGTGCTGTCCGCCCGCGACGTTCTGGCGATCGTCGTTAAGTAA
- the groL gene encoding chaperonin GroEL (60 kDa chaperone family; promotes refolding of misfolded polypeptides especially under stressful conditions; forms two stacked rings of heptamers to form a barrel-shaped 14mer; ends can be capped by GroES; misfolded proteins enter the barrel where they are refolded when GroES binds), whose amino-acid sequence MAKQLAFNDAARRSLEAGIDKLANTVKVTLGPRGRNVVLDKKWGAPTITNDGVTIAREVELDDPYENLGAQLAKEVATKTNDVAGDGTTTATVLAQALVKEGLRNVAAGAAPGEIKRGIEVSVEAVAARLLENARPVGGDQVASVASISAQSDEIGELLAEAFGKVGKDGVITIEESSTTQTELVLTEGMQFDKGYLSPYFVTDAERQEAVLEDALILINQGKISSVQEFLPLLEKALQSSKPLFIIAEDVDGEALSTLIVNRIRGTLNVVAVKAPGFGDRRKAMLQDIATLTGAQVVSAELGLSLDTVGLEVLGTARRITVTKDNTTIVDGAGSAEDVAARVAQLRAELTRTDSDWDKEKLQERLAKLAGGIGVIKVGAATEVELKEKKHRIEDAVSSTRAALEEGIVAGGGAALIHALKALDETPAVQALEGDAAAAVGIVRRALTQPLRWIAQNAGFDGYVVVAKVAESDNNQGFNAKTGEYEDLIAAGVIDPVKVTRAALRNAASIAALVLTTETLVVEKPADDDEHAGHQH is encoded by the coding sequence ATGGCAAAGCAGCTTGCGTTTAACGACGCTGCCCGCCGGTCGCTTGAAGCCGGCATCGATAAGCTCGCCAACACTGTCAAGGTGACGCTTGGCCCGCGCGGCCGCAACGTCGTGCTGGACAAGAAGTGGGGCGCTCCCACGATCACCAACGACGGTGTCACGATCGCCCGTGAAGTAGAACTGGACGACCCGTACGAGAACCTTGGCGCGCAGCTTGCCAAGGAGGTCGCCACCAAGACCAACGATGTTGCCGGTGACGGCACCACCACCGCCACCGTGCTGGCGCAGGCCCTGGTCAAGGAAGGCCTGCGCAATGTCGCGGCCGGCGCCGCCCCCGGCGAGATCAAGCGCGGCATCGAGGTCTCTGTCGAGGCCGTCGCCGCCCGCCTGCTCGAAAACGCACGCCCCGTCGGCGGCGACCAGGTCGCCAGCGTTGCCTCCATCTCTGCCCAGAGTGACGAGATCGGCGAGCTCCTGGCCGAGGCATTCGGCAAGGTCGGCAAGGATGGTGTGATCACCATTGAGGAATCCTCCACCACGCAGACCGAGCTGGTCCTGACCGAGGGCATGCAGTTCGACAAGGGCTACCTCTCCCCGTACTTCGTCACCGACGCGGAACGCCAGGAAGCAGTGCTCGAAGATGCCCTGATCCTGATCAACCAGGGCAAGATCTCCTCGGTCCAGGAATTCCTGCCGCTGCTGGAGAAGGCGCTGCAGAGCTCCAAGCCGCTGTTCATCATTGCCGAGGACGTCGACGGCGAGGCCCTGTCCACGCTGATCGTCAACCGCATCCGCGGCACCCTGAACGTCGTTGCCGTCAAGGCGCCGGGCTTCGGTGACCGCCGCAAGGCCATGCTGCAGGACATCGCCACCCTCACGGGCGCGCAGGTTGTCTCTGCGGAACTGGGCCTGAGCCTGGACACCGTCGGCCTCGAAGTGCTGGGCACTGCCCGGCGCATCACCGTCACGAAGGACAACACCACCATCGTCGACGGCGCCGGTTCGGCCGAGGACGTCGCAGCCCGGGTTGCCCAGCTGCGTGCCGAGCTGACCCGCACGGACTCGGACTGGGACAAGGAAAAGCTGCAGGAACGCCTCGCCAAGCTGGCCGGCGGCATCGGCGTGATCAAGGTCGGCGCAGCCACCGAGGTCGAGCTGAAGGAAAAGAAGCACCGCATCGAGGACGCCGTTTCCTCCACCCGCGCTGCCCTCGAAGAAGGCATCGTGGCCGGCGGCGGCGCCGCCCTCATCCACGCCCTCAAGGCGCTCGACGAGACCCCCGCCGTCCAGGCTCTCGAAGGTGACGCAGCCGCTGCTGTCGGCATCGTCCGCCGGGCACTGACCCAGCCGCTGCGCTGGATCGCCCAGAACGCCGGCTTCGACGGCTACGTCGTCGTTGCCAAGGTGGCCGAATCCGACAACAACCAGGGCTTCAACGCCAAGACCGGCGAATACGAAGACCTCATCGCTGCCGGCGTCATCGACCCGGTGAAGGTAACGCGTGCGGCCCTCCGCAACGCTGCCTCCATCGCGGCACTGGTCCTCACCACGGAAACCCTCGTGGTCGAGAAGCCTGCCGATGATGACGAGCACGCGGGCCACCAGCACTAA
- a CDS encoding acyltransferase family protein: MSNERAASSPGTADAGSFSGRKSSYRPEVQGLRALAVLMVVTYHVWLGRVSGGVDIFLLISAFLMTLGFVRKVESGKPLRLLGHWLHLLKRLLPAVVVVILGVLAGTWAILPQSRWPDVLDQAWASLLYRQNWLLADSAVDYYAQDHSGASPLQHFWSLSVQGQVFLLWPLVFAGTALLHRLLRHLLRHRWAASYRLLLAAAFGTIFVVSLVYSVDQTAGNQGYAYFDTRARLWEFALGSLLALALPYLKPGKVLRVALGWTGLAAMLSCGLLLTVDRSFPGFVALWPTLAAAAIIVAGQSGSRFGVDRLLSWKPLVSLGDNSYALYLWHWPLLVLALAWMGITAPDLAQGLIIVAASVVLAVLTTRFVEQPMREWRWPERRVWRTAVVIAACGTLLAGPVSVWQGQLLADEAAAAAQPRELTPGAAALAPENAGKPTPDAKIIPAPAALKNEWADIDGLCTDGNVPGDPLLSGCLQNSRPETVTKRIVVLGDSHAQQYMAARGPIARSHGWEVVALLKGNCRFGGATPDRDADCNAFNKASAGYVLEHRPDAVFTVASLTHIDAPFETEVPGYLEGVKPFTDAGMDVVGIRDNPRFGINMPECVQKHGPDAPDCNVPLQESLAASSPLDAYRGKVPGLHLMDLSDFICAGGRCPAVVGNVYVYKDDNHLTKTYVQTMIPMFEERLLAATGWS, encoded by the coding sequence GTGTCGAACGAGCGAGCCGCTTCCAGCCCTGGAACGGCGGATGCGGGCTCATTCTCGGGCCGGAAATCCAGCTACCGCCCCGAAGTCCAGGGCCTCCGCGCCCTCGCGGTCCTCATGGTAGTCACCTATCACGTGTGGCTCGGCCGCGTCTCCGGCGGGGTGGACATCTTCCTTCTTATTTCAGCGTTCCTGATGACGCTCGGCTTCGTCCGGAAGGTCGAAAGCGGGAAACCCCTCCGGCTTCTGGGACACTGGCTGCACTTGCTCAAGCGGCTGCTTCCCGCCGTCGTGGTGGTCATCCTCGGCGTCCTCGCCGGCACGTGGGCCATCCTTCCGCAAAGCCGCTGGCCCGACGTCCTGGACCAGGCCTGGGCTTCCCTGCTCTACCGGCAGAACTGGCTCCTGGCGGACAGCGCCGTCGACTACTATGCGCAGGACCACTCCGGCGCCAGCCCGCTGCAGCACTTCTGGTCGCTGTCCGTCCAAGGCCAGGTCTTCCTGCTCTGGCCGCTCGTGTTTGCCGGCACGGCCCTGCTCCACCGGTTGCTCCGGCACCTGCTCAGGCACCGGTGGGCGGCCAGCTACCGGCTGTTGCTGGCCGCCGCCTTCGGGACAATCTTCGTGGTGTCCCTCGTGTACTCGGTTGACCAGACCGCCGGCAACCAGGGCTACGCCTACTTCGACACGCGCGCGCGGCTCTGGGAGTTCGCCCTCGGCTCCCTGCTGGCGCTGGCGCTGCCCTACCTCAAGCCCGGCAAGGTCCTGAGGGTGGCGCTGGGTTGGACCGGCCTTGCGGCGATGCTGTCCTGCGGGCTGCTGCTGACCGTGGACCGTTCCTTCCCCGGCTTCGTGGCGCTGTGGCCGACACTGGCGGCGGCCGCGATCATCGTCGCCGGGCAGAGTGGCAGCCGCTTCGGTGTGGACCGCCTGCTCAGCTGGAAGCCCCTCGTTTCTTTGGGCGATAACTCCTACGCCCTCTACCTCTGGCACTGGCCGTTGCTGGTCCTGGCCCTTGCGTGGATGGGGATCACGGCCCCGGACCTGGCGCAGGGCCTGATCATCGTCGCGGCCTCGGTCGTGCTGGCCGTACTGACCACCCGGTTCGTGGAGCAGCCAATGCGCGAGTGGCGCTGGCCGGAACGCCGCGTCTGGCGCACCGCCGTCGTCATCGCTGCCTGCGGCACGCTGCTGGCGGGCCCCGTGTCCGTCTGGCAGGGCCAGCTGCTGGCGGACGAGGCGGCAGCCGCGGCGCAGCCCAGGGAACTGACACCCGGGGCCGCCGCCCTGGCGCCCGAGAATGCGGGCAAACCCACGCCGGACGCGAAAATCATCCCGGCTCCGGCCGCGTTGAAGAACGAGTGGGCCGATATCGACGGGCTGTGCACGGACGGGAACGTCCCCGGCGATCCCCTGTTGTCCGGCTGCCTGCAGAACAGCAGGCCGGAAACCGTCACCAAGCGGATCGTGGTGCTCGGCGACTCCCACGCCCAGCAGTACATGGCAGCCCGCGGCCCCATCGCCAGGAGCCACGGCTGGGAGGTCGTCGCCCTGCTGAAGGGCAACTGCCGGTTCGGCGGCGCGACCCCGGACCGTGACGCCGACTGCAACGCCTTCAACAAGGCCAGTGCCGGGTATGTCCTGGAACACCGCCCCGACGCCGTCTTCACCGTGGCGTCCCTGACGCACATCGACGCGCCGTTCGAAACCGAGGTGCCCGGCTACCTTGAGGGCGTCAAACCCTTCACCGACGCCGGCATGGACGTCGTAGGGATCCGTGACAATCCCCGCTTCGGCATCAACATGCCCGAATGCGTCCAGAAGCACGGCCCGGATGCCCCGGACTGCAACGTGCCGCTGCAGGAGTCCCTGGCCGCTTCCTCGCCCCTGGACGCGTACCGGGGCAAGGTGCCGGGGCTGCACCTGATGGACCTGAGCGATTTCATCTGCGCCGGCGGACGCTGCCCCGCCGTGGTGGGCAATGTGTACGTCTACAAGGACGACAACCACCTGACCAAGACGTATGTCCAGACCATGATTCCGATGTTCGAGGAGCGGCTGCTCGCGGCCACGGGCTGGAGCTGA